A genomic segment from Sander vitreus isolate 19-12246 chromosome 3, sanVit1, whole genome shotgun sequence encodes:
- the LOC144515200 gene encoding vascular endothelial zinc finger 1-like isoform X3, which produces MEPSWSTFLFQQANEALHHQHQVAGNSLLPLLSSGTEPPDQKPVLPIPLDQKPPVSAAELLKDNVASGTGGGGCGGPPVAVVKKEPKSKTPFICGYCNKAFRDSYHLRRHESCHTGIKMVSRPKKTQTAPTMVPLISTVPRENSGNPSYITTVAGILTTATTSTSTGTSIMTPMQHQQQQSIPKKPPKPVKKNHGCDMCGKAFRDVYHLNRHKLSHSDEKPFECPICQQRFKRKDRMTYHVRSHDGGVHKPYICSVCGKGFSRPDHLSCHVKHVHSSERPFKCQVTACTSAFATKDRLRSHMIRHEGKVTCNICGKMLSAAYITSHLKTHGQASFSNPCNKDANNVHNNSATTTPVTNSAAITSSVNRGGIASNPVTIAAQMNIATSTVNITSPVNLQHPVTITGPVNLASVNIPTTAHMNIAHPVAITTPMPMNITGPLNIAMRSMESMPFLSQVLPSSPPW; this is translated from the exons CAGGCCAATGAGGCTCTGCATCACCAGCACCAAGTAGCCGGAAACAGCCTCTTGCCTTTGCTCAGTTCTGGAACGGAGCCGCCTGACCAGAAACCGGTGCTGCCTATTCCCTTGGACCAGAAACCCCCTGTCAGTGCTGCAGAACTTCTTAAAGACAATGTGGCTAGTGGGACTGGGGGAGGAGGATGTGGAGGGCCTCCAGTTGCCGTGGTCAAAAAGGAGCCCAAATCAAAGACCCCTTTTATCTGTGGCTACTGCAACAAGGCTTTCCGGGACAGCTACCACCTCCGACGGCACGAGTCTTGCCATACTGGCATTAAGATGGTTTCGCGGCCTAAGAAGACACAAACAGCCCCCACCATGGTGCCACTCATATCCACTGTACCACGTGAGAATAGTGGAAATCCTTCATACATTACTACAGTAGCTGGTATCCTGACTACAGCCACAACGTCAACATCCACAGGCACCAGCATCATGACCCCAATGCAACACCAACAGCAGCAGAGCATCCCTAAGAAGCCACCCAAACCAGTGAAAAAGAATCATGGTTGTGACATGTGTGGTAAGGCCTTCCGAGATGTGTACCATCTCAACCGCCACAAGCTGTCGCACTCTGATGAGAAGCCGTTTGAGTGTCCCATCTGCCAGCAGAGGTTCAAGAGGAAGGATCGCATGACATACCATGTCCGCTCCCATGATGGTGGAGTTCACAAGCCTTACATTTGCTCTGTCTGTGGCAAGGGCTTCTCCAG ACCTGATCACCTAAGCTGTCATGTCAAGCATGTCCATTCCTCAGAGAGACCATTTAAGTGCCAAGTAACG GCCTGTACCTCCGCCTTCGCTACCAAAGACCGTCTGCGCTCCCACATGATCAGGCATGAAGGCAAAGTGACCTGCAACATCTGTGGCAAAATGCTAAGCGCTGCCTACATCACAAGTCATCTCAAGACGCATGGCCAGGCCAGCTTCAGCAACCCATGTAACAAAG atgCCAACAATGTGCACAACAACTCGGCCACTACGACGCCTGTCACAAACTCTGCAGCCATCACCTCGTCTGTGAACCGCGGTGGCATTGCTAGCAATCCTGTCACCATCGCTGCTCAGATGAACATCGCCACCAGCACGGTCAATATCACGTCACCGGTCAACCTGCAGCACCCTGTCACCATCACTGGCCCTGTGAACCTGGCCTCTGTCAATATCCCTACAACGGCACACATGAATATCGCCCACCCAGTGGCTATCACCACTCCCATGCCCATGAATATCACTGGGCCACTCAATATTGCCATGAGGTCCATGGAGAGCATGCCTTTTCTATCCCAAGTTCTGCCTTCCTCCCCTCCTTggtag
- the LOC144515200 gene encoding vascular endothelial zinc finger 1-like isoform X2 — MEPSWSTFLFQQANEALHHQHQVAGNSLLPLLSSGTEPPDQKPVLPIPLDQKPPVSAAELLKDNVASGTGGGGCGGPPVAVVKKEPKSKTPFICGYCNKAFRDSYHLRRHESCHTGIKMVSRPKKTQTAPTMVPLISTVPRENSGNPSYITTVAGILTTATTSTSTGTSIMTPMQHQQQQSIPKKPPKPVKKNHGCDMCGKAFRDVYHLNRHKLSHSDEKPFECPICQQRFKRKDRMTYHVRSHDGGVHKPYICSVCGKGFSRPDHLSCHVKHVHSSERPFKCQVTACTSAFATKDRLRSHMIRHEGKVTCNICGKMLSAAYITSHLKTHGQASFSNPCNKGISDWQWNHSGPRKDANNVHNNSATTTPVTNSAAITSSVNRGGIASNPVTIAAQMNIATSTVNITSPVNLQHPVTITGPVNLASVNIPTTAHMNIAHPVAITTPMPMNITGPLNIAMRSMESMPFLSQVLPSSPPW, encoded by the exons CAGGCCAATGAGGCTCTGCATCACCAGCACCAAGTAGCCGGAAACAGCCTCTTGCCTTTGCTCAGTTCTGGAACGGAGCCGCCTGACCAGAAACCGGTGCTGCCTATTCCCTTGGACCAGAAACCCCCTGTCAGTGCTGCAGAACTTCTTAAAGACAATGTGGCTAGTGGGACTGGGGGAGGAGGATGTGGAGGGCCTCCAGTTGCCGTGGTCAAAAAGGAGCCCAAATCAAAGACCCCTTTTATCTGTGGCTACTGCAACAAGGCTTTCCGGGACAGCTACCACCTCCGACGGCACGAGTCTTGCCATACTGGCATTAAGATGGTTTCGCGGCCTAAGAAGACACAAACAGCCCCCACCATGGTGCCACTCATATCCACTGTACCACGTGAGAATAGTGGAAATCCTTCATACATTACTACAGTAGCTGGTATCCTGACTACAGCCACAACGTCAACATCCACAGGCACCAGCATCATGACCCCAATGCAACACCAACAGCAGCAGAGCATCCCTAAGAAGCCACCCAAACCAGTGAAAAAGAATCATGGTTGTGACATGTGTGGTAAGGCCTTCCGAGATGTGTACCATCTCAACCGCCACAAGCTGTCGCACTCTGATGAGAAGCCGTTTGAGTGTCCCATCTGCCAGCAGAGGTTCAAGAGGAAGGATCGCATGACATACCATGTCCGCTCCCATGATGGTGGAGTTCACAAGCCTTACATTTGCTCTGTCTGTGGCAAGGGCTTCTCCAG ACCTGATCACCTAAGCTGTCATGTCAAGCATGTCCATTCCTCAGAGAGACCATTTAAGTGCCAAGTAACG GCCTGTACCTCCGCCTTCGCTACCAAAGACCGTCTGCGCTCCCACATGATCAGGCATGAAGGCAAAGTGACCTGCAACATCTGTGGCAAAATGCTAAGCGCTGCCTACATCACAAGTCATCTCAAGACGCATGGCCAGGCCAGCTTCAGCAACCCATGTAACAAAG gCATAAGTGACTGGCAGTGGAACCACTCAGGGCCACGAAAAG atgCCAACAATGTGCACAACAACTCGGCCACTACGACGCCTGTCACAAACTCTGCAGCCATCACCTCGTCTGTGAACCGCGGTGGCATTGCTAGCAATCCTGTCACCATCGCTGCTCAGATGAACATCGCCACCAGCACGGTCAATATCACGTCACCGGTCAACCTGCAGCACCCTGTCACCATCACTGGCCCTGTGAACCTGGCCTCTGTCAATATCCCTACAACGGCACACATGAATATCGCCCACCCAGTGGCTATCACCACTCCCATGCCCATGAATATCACTGGGCCACTCAATATTGCCATGAGGTCCATGGAGAGCATGCCTTTTCTATCCCAAGTTCTGCCTTCCTCCCCTCCTTggtag
- the LOC144515200 gene encoding vascular endothelial zinc finger 1-like isoform X1 produces MEPSWSTFLFQQANEALHHQHQVAGNSLLPLLSSGTEPPDQKPVLPIPLDQKPPVSAAELLKDNVASGTGGGGCGGPPVAVVKKEPKSKTPFICGYCNKAFRDSYHLRRHESCHTGIKMVSRPKKTQTAPTMVPLISTVPRENSGNPSYITTVAGILTTATTSTSTGTSIMTPMQHQQQQSIPKKPPKPVKKNHGCDMCGKAFRDVYHLNRHKLSHSDEKPFECPICQQRFKRKDRMTYHVRSHDGGVHKPYICSVCGKGFSRPDHLSCHVKHVHSSERPFKCQVTACTSAFATKDRLRSHMIRHEGKVTCNICGKMLSAAYITSHLKTHGQASFSNPCNKGISDWQWNHSGPRKGELTVGEILNNSFQVLIDNSHKDANNVHNNSATTTPVTNSAAITSSVNRGGIASNPVTIAAQMNIATSTVNITSPVNLQHPVTITGPVNLASVNIPTTAHMNIAHPVAITTPMPMNITGPLNIAMRSMESMPFLSQVLPSSPPW; encoded by the exons CAGGCCAATGAGGCTCTGCATCACCAGCACCAAGTAGCCGGAAACAGCCTCTTGCCTTTGCTCAGTTCTGGAACGGAGCCGCCTGACCAGAAACCGGTGCTGCCTATTCCCTTGGACCAGAAACCCCCTGTCAGTGCTGCAGAACTTCTTAAAGACAATGTGGCTAGTGGGACTGGGGGAGGAGGATGTGGAGGGCCTCCAGTTGCCGTGGTCAAAAAGGAGCCCAAATCAAAGACCCCTTTTATCTGTGGCTACTGCAACAAGGCTTTCCGGGACAGCTACCACCTCCGACGGCACGAGTCTTGCCATACTGGCATTAAGATGGTTTCGCGGCCTAAGAAGACACAAACAGCCCCCACCATGGTGCCACTCATATCCACTGTACCACGTGAGAATAGTGGAAATCCTTCATACATTACTACAGTAGCTGGTATCCTGACTACAGCCACAACGTCAACATCCACAGGCACCAGCATCATGACCCCAATGCAACACCAACAGCAGCAGAGCATCCCTAAGAAGCCACCCAAACCAGTGAAAAAGAATCATGGTTGTGACATGTGTGGTAAGGCCTTCCGAGATGTGTACCATCTCAACCGCCACAAGCTGTCGCACTCTGATGAGAAGCCGTTTGAGTGTCCCATCTGCCAGCAGAGGTTCAAGAGGAAGGATCGCATGACATACCATGTCCGCTCCCATGATGGTGGAGTTCACAAGCCTTACATTTGCTCTGTCTGTGGCAAGGGCTTCTCCAG ACCTGATCACCTAAGCTGTCATGTCAAGCATGTCCATTCCTCAGAGAGACCATTTAAGTGCCAAGTAACG GCCTGTACCTCCGCCTTCGCTACCAAAGACCGTCTGCGCTCCCACATGATCAGGCATGAAGGCAAAGTGACCTGCAACATCTGTGGCAAAATGCTAAGCGCTGCCTACATCACAAGTCATCTCAAGACGCATGGCCAGGCCAGCTTCAGCAACCCATGTAACAAAG gCATAAGTGACTGGCAGTGGAACCACTCAGGGCCACGAAAAG GTGAGTTGACGGTAGGAGAGATTTTAAATAACTCCTTCCAAGTCCTAATTGACAACTCTCACAAAG atgCCAACAATGTGCACAACAACTCGGCCACTACGACGCCTGTCACAAACTCTGCAGCCATCACCTCGTCTGTGAACCGCGGTGGCATTGCTAGCAATCCTGTCACCATCGCTGCTCAGATGAACATCGCCACCAGCACGGTCAATATCACGTCACCGGTCAACCTGCAGCACCCTGTCACCATCACTGGCCCTGTGAACCTGGCCTCTGTCAATATCCCTACAACGGCACACATGAATATCGCCCACCCAGTGGCTATCACCACTCCCATGCCCATGAATATCACTGGGCCACTCAATATTGCCATGAGGTCCATGGAGAGCATGCCTTTTCTATCCCAAGTTCTGCCTTCCTCCCCTCCTTggtag